In Desulfovibrio sp. UCD-KL4C, a single genomic region encodes these proteins:
- a CDS encoding NAD(P)/FAD-dependent oxidoreductase, which translates to MSETIQDIVILGAGPAGLQAAIHSARKGLKVLVLGKNDKSNLWWAHIENFCCTLEISGEQILKTGKQQAESFGAIFVNEDVLSIVPPDLMTPDGSVYSINTETKVFKTKSIIICTGTTRNKLGVPGEKELFGKGVSYCVECDGNFFRGEEVVVVGGESAAAGGALHLTHLASKTHLVAKEFSFAPELMIRLKDAGIIIHEGVEVKEITGESGVDGLVLDDGSKLDVTGVFIELGAKGVMSLAAELGITLDESMKFIETDKQQRTNVPGLFAAGDICGPPLQMAKAVGEGCVAGLAAAKFVKKI; encoded by the coding sequence ATGAGCGAAACGATTCAAGATATCGTCATATTAGGAGCCGGCCCAGCGGGCCTGCAGGCAGCAATTCATTCTGCACGAAAAGGGCTTAAAGTCCTCGTTCTCGGTAAAAATGACAAAAGCAATCTTTGGTGGGCACATATTGAAAACTTCTGCTGTACACTTGAGATTTCAGGTGAACAGATTTTAAAAACAGGAAAACAACAAGCAGAAAGCTTCGGAGCTATTTTTGTAAATGAAGATGTTCTCAGCATAGTTCCACCAGACCTTATGACCCCTGACGGAAGTGTTTATTCAATCAACACTGAAACAAAAGTATTTAAAACAAAATCAATAATTATATGCACAGGAACAACCCGCAACAAGCTAGGTGTTCCCGGTGAAAAAGAGCTTTTTGGAAAAGGTGTCAGCTACTGCGTTGAGTGCGACGGAAACTTTTTCAGAGGTGAAGAAGTTGTAGTTGTAGGCGGCGAAAGTGCAGCAGCAGGCGGAGCACTCCACCTGACTCATCTTGCTTCTAAAACACATCTGGTTGCAAAAGAATTCTCATTTGCGCCTGAACTGATGATACGTCTCAAAGACGCAGGAATTATCATTCATGAAGGTGTTGAAGTTAAAGAAATAACTGGTGAAAGCGGCGTAGACGGGTTGGTCCTCGACGATGGAAGCAAACTTGATGTTACCGGCGTATTTATCGAGCTTGGAGCAAAGGGAGTTATGTCACTAGCCGCAGAACTCGGAATCACGCTTGATGAATCCATGAAGTTTATTGAAACAGATAAGCAGCAGCGTACCAATGTTCCGGGACTTTTTGCAGCCGGAGATATATGCGGACCTCCACTCCAAATGGCAAAAGCTGTAGGTGAAGGATGTGTTGCAGGTCTTGCCGCAGCAAAATTTGTTAAAAAGATCTAA
- a CDS encoding Hpt domain-containing protein, with protein MSQKIIETIDNELKMLVERFMENTNLEVATLIEASKKSDFLTINRIGHNMKGSALNYGFKHLADLGRSIEKAGANEDVENIKQLLISLKDYVARVEIKFERN; from the coding sequence ATGTCGCAAAAAATTATAGAGACTATTGATAACGAGCTGAAAATGCTTGTAGAGCGTTTTATGGAAAATACTAATTTGGAAGTAGCTACGCTAATTGAAGCTTCTAAAAAGTCAGATTTTTTAACCATAAACAGGATTGGTCATAACATGAAAGGTTCTGCGTTAAATTATGGATTCAAACATCTTGCAGATCTTGGCAGAAGTATAGAAAAGGCTGGAGCTAATGAGGACGTAGAAAATATTAAGCAGTTACTTATAAGCCTTAAAGATTATGTTGCGCGTGTTGAGATTAAATTTGAAAGAAATTAA
- a CDS encoding HD domain-containing protein translates to MNNFKIIFTDFSTTYIQNADENERQNYLLKYDHSLRVLENCQGICTSLNLNKNLTSTANIAALFHDTGRFPQYLKYKTFKDANSCNHAILGVKYILRKKLLANLPKSQLRTILGSVALHNRNKLPENLPEHLKITTKIVRDSDKIDIMGILLSHMKNVATSNSVPLMDLKEIPEKLTESILLSLEECKQASYQEMQCLNDFRMLLLSWAYDLNFKWSKKQMINRGFVETLFYGLPKTPRVEKLYLPIMNQLKS, encoded by the coding sequence ATGAATAATTTCAAAATAATATTCACTGATTTCAGCACCACTTATATCCAAAATGCTGATGAAAATGAACGACAAAACTACCTTTTAAAATATGATCACTCCTTACGGGTACTAGAAAATTGCCAAGGAATTTGTACATCTTTAAATTTAAATAAAAATTTAACTTCAACCGCTAATATTGCTGCTCTTTTTCATGATACAGGAAGATTTCCGCAATATTTAAAGTACAAAACATTTAAAGATGCAAACTCTTGTAATCATGCTATATTAGGTGTGAAATATATTCTACGCAAAAAATTACTTGCAAACTTGCCTAAATCACAACTTCGAACAATACTGGGATCTGTTGCCTTGCATAACAGAAATAAACTCCCCGAAAACTTACCGGAACACCTTAAAATTACTACCAAGATTGTACGGGACTCTGACAAAATAGATATTATGGGAATCCTTCTTTCCCATATGAAAAACGTAGCAACTTCAAACTCAGTTCCTCTTATGGATTTAAAAGAAATTCCAGAGAAACTGACAGAATCTATTTTATTATCTCTTGAAGAATGTAAGCAAGCCTCATATCAAGAAATGCAATGTTTAAATGATTTTCGCATGCTACTTCTGAGCTGGGCATATGACCTTAATTTCAAATGGTCCAAAAAACAGATGATAAACCGAGGATTTGTTGAAACTCTTTTTTATGGGCTTCCTAAAACACCAAGAGTAGAAAAACTCTATCTTCCGATAATGAACCAGCTAAAATCTTGA
- a CDS encoding YibE/F family protein: MLKLFKNHEFVLVLVFAILTAILCIIPTKFDDRIADNAVRCKAEVVAVNNSEIHQFGMVKTGTQLVSLKMVEGKFKDQVMKGTNELLGQMDKDKIFKVGDSALVVLSLSPEGDVVFVNPQDHYRIGTELVLIGLFTFLLLVFGGWTGAKALFSFLFTALAIWKLLVPGLLLGFDPVILTLAIVTALCAVIIFMVAGLNKKGIVAFIGSFLGVLTSCLLAVYYTGDLHLQGAVMPFAETLLYSGFGHLDLTKIYIAAVFLACSGAVMDLAMDVSASLDEVVRIHPDITRLEALASGLRVGRAVVGTMTTTLLLAYSGGFITLLMAFMAQGVPLINTFNFVYVSAEVLKTIVGSFGLVTVAPFTAIVGSFVFTKFKK, encoded by the coding sequence ATGTTAAAATTATTTAAAAATCATGAGTTTGTTCTGGTTCTGGTATTTGCCATACTTACAGCGATACTCTGCATAATTCCTACAAAATTTGATGACCGTATTGCTGATAATGCTGTGCGTTGCAAAGCAGAAGTTGTTGCAGTTAATAATTCTGAAATTCATCAGTTCGGTATGGTTAAAACCGGAACACAGTTAGTTTCTCTGAAAATGGTTGAAGGTAAATTTAAAGATCAGGTTATGAAGGGAACAAATGAACTGCTTGGACAGATGGATAAAGATAAAATTTTTAAAGTCGGAGATTCAGCTCTGGTTGTTTTATCATTAAGTCCAGAAGGTGATGTTGTATTTGTAAACCCTCAGGATCATTACAGGATTGGTACAGAGCTTGTTTTGATCGGACTATTTACTTTTCTTTTGCTTGTTTTTGGTGGGTGGACCGGAGCTAAGGCTCTGTTCTCTTTTCTTTTTACAGCTCTGGCTATTTGGAAACTTCTTGTCCCGGGGCTGCTTCTAGGATTTGATCCTGTTATTCTGACACTTGCAATCGTTACAGCTTTATGTGCGGTAATAATTTTCATGGTTGCAGGGCTTAATAAAAAAGGGATTGTCGCATTTATAGGATCATTTTTAGGAGTACTTACCAGTTGTCTTTTGGCAGTATATTACACTGGGGATTTGCATTTGCAAGGAGCGGTGATGCCGTTTGCAGAAACTTTGCTCTATTCAGGATTTGGGCATCTTGATTTAACAAAGATTTATATTGCAGCTGTTTTTCTTGCTTGTTCTGGAGCTGTTATGGACCTGGCTATGGACGTATCTGCCAGTTTGGATGAGGTTGTAAGGATTCATCCAGACATAACCCGCTTAGAAGCTTTAGCATCCGGTCTGAGGGTGGGAAGGGCAGTTGTCGGAACCATGACAACAACTTTACTTCTTGCTTATTCAGGAGGGTTCATAACTCTTTTAATGGCTTTTATGGCACAGGGTGTACCACTCATTAATACTTTTAACTTTGTTTATGTTTCAGCAGAAGTATTAAAAACAATCGTAGGTAGTTTCGGTCTTGTTACAGTTGCCCCGTTTACTGCAATTGTCGGATCATTTGTTTTTACAAAATTTAAAAAATAA
- a CDS encoding peptide transporter — MNNDKELQEYRDLLKAPDHFEEGFDWKTVVGAVFIGFLMMPGSMYLQLVIGQGIGPAARWVTIILFAEIAKRSYTELKQQEIFLLYYMAGAALASPFSGLLWQQYLVQSDAARMLGLTEFIPTWVAPQPGSESLLQRTFFHRDWLIPILLLVGSQIIQRIDHFGLGYALYRITSDVEKLPFPMAPVGALGTMALAESTEEKEASWKWRVFSIGGVIGLTFGSIYVLLPAVSGLIFTEPIRLIPIPWIELTPYTEKILPAVATGIQFDLGLFFIGMVLPFWAVIGGLIGIVITFAANPILFEHGILHRWHPGMETVETVFANNFDFYMSFSIGLGLAIGLIGIWSVVQSFRGEHAKSRSSWSNLFKPPEGRGDINFWFSIAIYLFSTLAYVGMCLFLVPNFPWIFFLLYGFIYTPIISYISARMEGIAGQFVSLPLVREASFIAGAKFFGYQGIEIWYAPIPIHNYGEATVHFREIELTGTSIRGIIKAELVVFPVVMIASLLFSQFIWQLAPIPSSNYPYAQELWHLQALNSLLMQTSTLDGNSLFFQALSGTVIFSGIGLGLILYGILNILGLPIMLIYGVVRGLGQSTPHAFILEVIGALIGRYFFQKKYGTMWKQYAPVLLAGFSCGMGLTGMFAMGCTLILKSLGKMAY; from the coding sequence ATGAATAACGACAAAGAATTACAAGAATATCGAGATCTACTCAAAGCCCCTGACCATTTTGAAGAAGGTTTTGATTGGAAAACGGTTGTCGGCGCGGTTTTCATCGGCTTTCTGATGATGCCGGGCAGTATGTATTTACAACTTGTCATCGGTCAGGGAATCGGTCCCGCTGCCAGATGGGTTACAATTATTCTTTTTGCCGAAATCGCTAAACGCTCATACACAGAACTCAAGCAGCAGGAAATTTTTCTGCTCTACTATATGGCGGGTGCGGCATTAGCCTCGCCTTTCTCTGGATTGCTATGGCAACAGTACCTTGTACAATCAGATGCAGCCCGAATGTTAGGGCTGACAGAGTTTATTCCTACATGGGTTGCTCCGCAGCCCGGTTCTGAATCATTACTGCAAAGAACTTTTTTCCATCGCGACTGGCTGATCCCGATTTTGTTATTAGTCGGTTCGCAAATAATACAACGAATCGATCATTTCGGACTTGGTTACGCCTTGTACCGTATAACATCAGATGTTGAGAAACTGCCTTTCCCTATGGCTCCTGTCGGAGCTTTAGGAACAATGGCTCTTGCAGAATCAACAGAAGAAAAAGAAGCCAGTTGGAAATGGCGCGTATTCTCAATAGGAGGAGTCATAGGACTGACTTTCGGATCAATCTATGTACTCTTGCCAGCAGTATCCGGACTTATTTTTACCGAACCGATAAGATTAATTCCGATTCCATGGATTGAGCTTACGCCATACACAGAAAAAATTCTTCCAGCAGTTGCAACCGGTATTCAATTTGATCTTGGGTTGTTTTTCATAGGAATGGTTTTACCATTCTGGGCTGTAATCGGCGGATTAATCGGGATTGTAATTACCTTTGCCGCAAACCCTATTCTTTTTGAGCATGGAATTCTACATAGATGGCATCCGGGTATGGAAACGGTTGAAACTGTTTTTGCCAATAACTTTGATTTTTATATGAGCTTTTCCATAGGTCTTGGACTTGCCATCGGATTAATAGGAATATGGTCGGTAGTGCAATCCTTCAGAGGTGAACACGCCAAAAGCCGTTCTTCGTGGAGCAATCTCTTTAAACCTCCAGAAGGTAGAGGCGACATTAATTTCTGGTTCTCAATTGCAATTTATCTTTTTTCAACACTTGCTTATGTCGGCATGTGTTTATTTCTAGTTCCTAATTTTCCGTGGATATTCTTCCTGCTGTACGGGTTTATTTATACACCGATAATTTCGTATATTTCAGCTAGAATGGAAGGAATAGCCGGACAGTTTGTCAGTCTACCACTGGTTAGAGAGGCAAGCTTCATTGCTGGTGCAAAGTTTTTCGGATATCAAGGAATTGAAATATGGTATGCTCCTATACCTATCCACAATTACGGAGAAGCAACTGTTCATTTTCGTGAGATTGAACTTACAGGAACATCAATCCGTGGAATAATCAAAGCAGAACTGGTTGTATTCCCTGTAGTTATGATTGCCAGCTTATTATTTTCCCAGTTTATATGGCAGTTAGCTCCTATTCCTTCATCCAACTACCCTTACGCTCAAGAATTATGGCATCTGCAAGCTTTAAACAGTCTGCTAATGCAGACCTCAACATTAGACGGGAACTCATTGTTTTTCCAAGCCTTAAGCGGAACAGTTATATTCTCAGGAATTGGACTTGGTTTGATTCTTTATGGTATTTTAAATATCCTTGGACTTCCAATCATGCTTATTTACGGTGTTGTTCGAGGCCTTGGACAAAGCACTCCGCACGCATTCATTCTGGAAGTAATCGGAGCACTTATTGGCCGGTACTTCTTCCAAAAAAAGTATGGGACCATGTGGAAACAATATGCACCTGTATTACTGGCTGGTTTTTCATGCGGCATGGGATTAACAGGAATGTTTGCAATGGGATGCACCTTAATTTTAAAATCTCTTGGTAAAATGGCCTATTGA
- a CDS encoding HD-GYP domain-containing protein, translating into MLEKIQTENIQKGMYIVCSANNYPTLSPQIANNYVTTKDVILKLLHCDIKEVLIDSYKSSIRESIQQTLYSEEILFAREAYTQLIQLVQNIFKTVEKGRDIDIDDYKHKVTPLLGSIERNSNAAVSLTILHQSDQYRFTHSLNTAILSAVLGRFLGHPDESLKELILSAMLMNIGEIWISDNILDKRGNLTQKEFSIIKQHPELACEYLNTQNDIPQKITKAIYSHHERDDGSGYPEGSSRNKIPKFARIISICDTYDAMTSKRPYKEAMTPNMAIKHLYSMKDSSFHTAYLENFIKCIGIYPTGSFIKLSDGRYGVVMKNIPLAPLLPEIKVVFDSRLRAVSPEYIDLLQSSNENAGSNLEIIECIHPKTFKLELNRFLW; encoded by the coding sequence ATGTTAGAAAAGATTCAAACTGAAAATATTCAAAAAGGGATGTATATTGTTTGTTCTGCAAACAACTACCCTACACTTTCGCCCCAAATTGCAAACAACTATGTCACGACAAAAGATGTAATTCTGAAACTTCTGCATTGTGACATTAAAGAAGTGTTAATTGACTCTTATAAAAGCTCTATACGTGAATCAATTCAACAAACTCTTTATTCTGAAGAAATACTCTTTGCACGCGAAGCATATACACAACTCATACAACTAGTTCAAAATATATTCAAAACAGTTGAAAAAGGAAGAGATATTGATATAGACGATTACAAACACAAAGTAACTCCTTTGCTTGGCTCAATTGAGCGTAATAGCAACGCAGCAGTAAGTCTGACGATTCTGCATCAAAGTGATCAATATAGATTTACACACAGCCTGAACACTGCGATTTTAAGTGCTGTCCTAGGTAGATTTCTAGGACACCCTGATGAATCACTGAAAGAACTGATTCTTTCTGCTATGTTGATGAATATAGGTGAAATATGGATTTCCGATAACATCTTAGACAAAAGAGGAAACCTTACACAGAAAGAATTTTCGATTATTAAACAACATCCTGAACTAGCCTGCGAATACTTAAATACACAAAATGATATTCCTCAAAAGATAACAAAAGCTATCTACTCCCACCATGAACGAGATGATGGTTCAGGATACCCTGAAGGATCATCCAGAAATAAAATACCTAAATTTGCACGGATTATTTCAATCTGCGATACATATGATGCAATGACCTCTAAACGCCCGTACAAAGAGGCCATGACTCCAAACATGGCAATAAAACACTTATACTCTATGAAGGACTCATCTTTCCATACGGCTTACTTAGAAAATTTTATCAAATGTATTGGGATTTACCCGACAGGAAGCTTCATTAAATTATCGGATGGACGGTATGGTGTTGTTATGAAAAACATACCACTAGCCCCTCTTCTGCCAGAAATAAAAGTAGTATTCGACAGTAGACTTAGGGCTGTTTCACCCGAGTACATTGACCTTCTACAATCTTCTAACGAGAATGCTGGATCAAACCTAGAGATAATAGAATGTATTCATCCTAAAACGTTTAAACTGGAACTGAACCGCTTTTTGTGGTGA
- a CDS encoding MerR family transcriptional regulator, translated as MSNQSLSLREVSRRLGIPPSTIVYYKDKYSKFIPSIGSGSRRQKYSENVLEIFRRIREMYGMNWSTEQIENELSIKFGVLIDHIKNEQQVINDAGLDASSDMQSVVHGLASVIEKVSDLLSSQMLFQSEIRELRDEVASLRSEKHKLEAQLNERVLDLAMEVGQLKRDRVELFRLLRKGGASSGPDESSFPSTAYLERPLVIQNSEGEYLGVAGKGRKHFSLEDFVKLLENSVNSHRSVDLKWEKKDLGWVLVITANEDVSDDEKAIVLVTEENITPNNNTVVRIVTMSINDKNVPDALLFSLFKQIRDSFVR; from the coding sequence ATGTCTAATCAAAGTTTAAGTCTTAGGGAAGTTAGTAGGAGGCTTGGAATCCCTCCATCTACTATTGTATATTATAAAGATAAGTATTCTAAGTTTATACCTTCGATTGGTAGTGGTTCTCGTCGGCAAAAATATTCTGAAAATGTTTTAGAAATTTTTAGGAGGATACGCGAAATGTATGGAATGAATTGGTCAACTGAACAAATTGAAAACGAATTATCTATTAAATTTGGTGTATTAATAGATCATATTAAAAATGAACAACAGGTGATCAATGATGCTGGTCTTGATGCCAGTAGTGATATGCAGTCAGTTGTTCATGGGCTTGCTTCTGTTATAGAAAAGGTTTCAGACCTTTTGTCCAGTCAGATGTTGTTTCAGTCTGAAATTAGAGAATTGCGTGACGAGGTTGCCAGCCTACGAAGTGAGAAGCATAAGCTCGAAGCACAGCTTAATGAACGCGTCCTAGATCTTGCTATGGAAGTTGGTCAGCTAAAACGTGATAGAGTAGAGCTTTTCAGATTGCTGCGAAAGGGTGGTGCTTCTTCAGGCCCTGATGAATCCTCATTTCCTTCTACTGCATATCTTGAGCGTCCACTTGTTATTCAAAATTCAGAGGGGGAATATTTAGGCGTGGCAGGGAAAGGGCGGAAGCATTTTTCTTTAGAAGATTTTGTTAAACTTCTTGAGAATAGTGTTAATTCTCATCGCAGTGTGGATTTAAAATGGGAAAAGAAAGATTTAGGTTGGGTTTTAGTTATTACTGCTAATGAAGATGTTTCCGATGATGAAAAGGCGATTGTTTTGGTCACTGAAGAGAACATAACTCCAAATAATAATACCGTTGTTCGCATTGTAACTATGAGTATTAATGATAAAAACGTTCCTGATGCTCTTTTATTCAGTCTTTTTAAACAGATAAGGGACAGTTTTGTTAGATAA
- a CDS encoding HAD family acid phosphatase: MSSSAKHINESVQLISIPAAQQRIIDYHESGKYRRDVEGKAREVMAAVDQAIAAGVKYPAVVISVEDVLISTYDVRKKQMFADNSCAHKDLYSNVILGILPVIRSSLNMYEYLLSRKVTIFLVSHRPESLRVSVLENLAGEGYSGWKGLYLVSPNQHAESKYFYEEVRKGLHRTGYNIVATIGALPFEVAGEQTGTPILYPNYIYSAH, from the coding sequence GTGTCGTCATCTGCTAAGCATATTAATGAATCCGTTCAGTTGATATCAATTCCGGCTGCTCAGCAACGCATTATTGACTATCATGAAAGTGGAAAATATCGCAGGGACGTTGAAGGCAAAGCTCGTGAAGTAATGGCGGCAGTGGATCAAGCTATCGCCGCAGGAGTTAAATATCCAGCTGTTGTTATCTCTGTGGAAGATGTCTTAATATCAACTTATGATGTTAGGAAAAAACAGATGTTTGCGGATAATAGCTGCGCTCATAAGGATTTGTACTCAAATGTGATTCTAGGGATTTTACCTGTAATTAGATCGTCATTGAATATGTATGAATATCTTTTGTCCCGCAAAGTTACAATTTTTTTAGTTTCACACAGGCCGGAAAGCTTAAGAGTTTCTGTTTTAGAAAATCTTGCCGGAGAAGGATATTCGGGTTGGAAAGGTCTTTACCTGGTCTCACCTAATCAGCATGCTGAATCAAAATATTTTTATGAGGAAGTACGCAAAGGGCTTCATAGGACCGGATATAATATTGTAGCAACAATTGGAGCTCTGCCTTTTGAAGTAGCTGGAGAACAGACAGGAACTCCTATTTTGTACCCAAATTATATTTATTCTGCTCATTAA
- a CDS encoding TIM44-like domain-containing protein, which translates to MKLLGYVVLPLITIFLLVSMAGDANARRLGGGRSFGSKSSFSRSFSKPTTSSFSKKSSVAGTSRQRGGFARPGMGLMGGLLAGTFLGSMFGGGMGGGGGGLFNILIIGALIYFGFKFLRSRGGGSSSVFGQNSSQQQTPPNQSYNVDPFARREQNSKSAWDHLSSKPDSASRVEPVNHDQVRPEIGVPAGFDSEDFLEGAKAMYTRLQKSWDVRNIADIEYFATKGVVDEIKRQAVEDPEPSKTDIMLVNARLLEVKEEGSSTSATVYYDVLLREDANQSQPTQVREVWTFTKENTDSAMWKLDGLQQLED; encoded by the coding sequence ATGAAATTACTCGGATACGTGGTTCTTCCGCTAATAACAATTTTCCTACTTGTTTCTATGGCTGGTGATGCAAATGCAAGGAGATTAGGTGGTGGTAGATCGTTTGGCAGTAAATCTTCTTTTTCGCGTAGCTTTAGTAAACCGACTACCTCTTCGTTTTCAAAGAAGAGCTCCGTTGCCGGTACATCACGCCAGCGGGGAGGCTTTGCGCGCCCAGGAATGGGCCTTATGGGGGGATTGCTTGCAGGAACCTTTCTCGGGTCAATGTTTGGTGGTGGCATGGGAGGGGGAGGCGGTGGCCTTTTTAATATTTTAATTATTGGTGCGTTGATTTATTTTGGATTTAAATTCTTGAGGTCGCGCGGTGGAGGCTCAAGCTCTGTTTTTGGGCAGAATAGCTCACAGCAGCAGACCCCTCCAAATCAGTCATATAATGTTGATCCGTTTGCACGCAGGGAGCAGAATTCAAAAAGTGCATGGGATCATCTCTCTTCAAAACCTGACTCAGCGTCGCGGGTAGAACCTGTTAATCATGACCAAGTTCGCCCTGAGATTGGGGTGCCTGCAGGTTTTGATTCGGAAGATTTTCTTGAAGGTGCAAAAGCGATGTACACAAGACTTCAAAAATCTTGGGATGTCCGTAATATTGCCGATATTGAATACTTTGCGACTAAAGGTGTTGTTGATGAAATAAAACGACAGGCGGTTGAAGATCCTGAACCTTCAAAAACTGATATTATGCTGGTTAATGCCAGACTTCTTGAAGTTAAAGAAGAAGGTTCAAGTACTTCGGCAACAGTGTATTATGATGTGCTTCTAAGGGAAGATGCTAATCAATCACAGCCTACTCAGGTGCGTGAGGTTTGGACTTTTACTAAAGAAAACACAGACTCTGCAATGTGGAAGCTTGATGGATTGCAGCAACTTGAAGATTAA
- a CDS encoding SHOCT domain-containing protein, whose protein sequence is MIKTILSIPSSATELFGTGPQWDHWPFGPGYGNLNAALLKLAFVGLILGFICLFLRVLFGPKGIFRDKDLDREAAEMREKALKDLEEELASGEISELDYKFKKKRLL, encoded by the coding sequence ATGATCAAAACTATTTTATCCATACCCTCTTCGGCAACTGAGCTATTCGGCACCGGTCCTCAGTGGGACCATTGGCCATTCGGACCTGGTTACGGCAATTTAAATGCGGCACTTTTAAAACTGGCGTTTGTCGGGTTAATTTTAGGGTTTATATGCCTCTTCTTAAGAGTTTTATTCGGTCCCAAAGGGATATTTAGAGATAAAGATCTTGATAGAGAAGCCGCAGAAATGCGTGAAAAAGCACTAAAAGATCTTGAAGAAGAACTGGCTTCAGGTGAAATTTCAGAACTGGATTACAAATTTAAGAAAAAAAGATTACTTTAG
- a CDS encoding PqqD family protein, translating to MFGRKKKKLIPEMTRGEALACKPVKNLDIEETRTDHNKVILAYPLRLKPIFSGIAKKYGLWKEGRPPMKRLELDDMGTMVWDMIDGKNSVKKISAAFAEKYTVLPREAEVATASFLKDLGKRGLIAFDTK from the coding sequence TTGTTCGGTAGAAAAAAGAAAAAACTTATTCCAGAGATGACCAGAGGGGAAGCTCTTGCTTGCAAGCCTGTCAAAAATCTCGATATTGAAGAGACTAGGACAGACCATAATAAAGTAATTCTAGCCTACCCCTTACGGTTAAAACCTATTTTTTCAGGTATCGCAAAAAAATACGGATTATGGAAAGAAGGCCGCCCCCCAATGAAAAGGCTTGAGCTGGATGATATGGGTACGATGGTATGGGATATGATTGACGGTAAAAACAGCGTAAAAAAAATATCCGCTGCTTTTGCTGAAAAATATACTGTCCTCCCGCGCGAAGCAGAAGTAGCAACAGCTTCTTTCTTGAAAGACTTAGGTAAGCGTGGGCTTATCGCATTCGATACCAAATAA